A region of the Arachis hypogaea cultivar Tifrunner chromosome 15, arahy.Tifrunner.gnm2.J5K5, whole genome shotgun sequence genome:
CTAAACTTGGCCTCAAAGAATCATATGTAGTAATTAAATGTTACTCAAACAAACACACACTTGGGTAATTAATACTATAATATGGATTTGGTGATCCTCTAACGTGAGCATAGTGGTAAAGTGAGAAAGAAATCAATCACGTTGGCAAAGatataaaattgcataaaaaatagGAGAGGTATTACAATCAAGATGATGAAATTTCAGGAAATCACCTATACCTTTGGGTGAACAATACCAAAATTGCCAATGTGCTTTTTGTTGTAAATGATTCTAGCTTGTCTACCCGCAAAAGACTCGAGCTCCTTCAATAAGCAGTAGAAAAGTAATAAGTAGAAAGTTAGATtttctttaaaagaaaaaaaggagcaTAACACATGCAAAtatataaaaactcaaaaaatctaTGCAACAGATGCCATTACACTCATCTAATCACTCAATATAGTAACTTGATTTATCACCAGATGAAACCAAAGAAACGTCATTCTTTTCCATCACTCTGTTCACCAAACATGAAAAATCTACAAAACACGGGATAAAATATGAGAGGCAGCGACATTTGCTTTAAAATGTAGATATCAAAcatttattacaattaaaaaaagaaagaaaatataattattcaataaaacaaaaaaaattaactgatCATCATTTAAGTTTAATTAAACAACCCATTATCAATCTTCATCAACATAAAAAATGTCGAGGCTCTTTAGAGTAATAGTCGTTAATATAAGATCACATATAAATACAAGCATGAATCTCATTGTCACCAACTGAAACAATTGGTTCTTCTAATGCATAGGTAAGGTTGCTCGGCCCCCTATATCTTTAATGTCTTAATAGGAACATCCAAAAATCCAAGTGAAAAATTAAACAATATTAAATAATTCAGGAATGTCCACAAATTATGAGTATATATTAGATATAATATGGATAATCAATCAGTACATGAAGGTGTATAAAAtactttgaaaataaaattaacaccCATAAACATAACCAAATTGTGGCCAAGTTTTAATAAAgcacatgtatatatttttttaaccaaTCATAATCTGTAACCTACAAAAGTTTACGTAAATTTTGCTCCAAATATTAGTAGAACTAAATCCATAACATTCACGGAAAAATGACAAATTCAACTCAATCCATTTTGGACTATGATTAACACCCATAAGGGAAgtgttttgaataaaatatttttgaaaaaataaaatatagttttgtTTAGGGTATACCTTGTTTTGTTTAAATCTTTTATGTCTTCAGTACTGATGTTAGTCCTCCATGCTCTCCATTAGGCCTCGACCACTTCCATCCATCAAACTCCCCTTCATTCCCGCCAACTGATCATAAAGCAAGCAGGTATCATTAAATTGCAGGTAAATGCTAAGCAAAGATGACACAATGAATACACAACACCACTACAAAAAATACTTCTCCAACAAAATAACCTCAGGTTTTAGCAGCAACACGAACTTCATCTTCTTTAATAGATTTAGTGAAGCATGGATTATCACACACTCATTAAACAATTCAACAGTGACAAATTACTCCATTTCATTGGCATATGGAGAATGAAGTCATGAACTAAGCTGGACTAATGGCAAATCTTCTTTTGTACGTGAGCAGcggaagaaaatggaagaaaatttCTGAATTGACAGACGCATCTAATAGGCAAATAAGGTTATAAAAATCAAACAATTTCCTTATCTTGATttcaacttttaattttaaaaaaaataaacaaacaaaatggTATCCATACTATGAATTTCCAATTTCTCTGAGTACATCAATTGCTGCAACACCTGTTACTTTTTTATTGTAAGCAATAGTATTTTTTCATAGCTGATCAGTAGAGTCAAAGAAAGCCTTCATTTGTGCCCCCCGGTCCGCCAGCGCAAGGTCTTCTGCTATTATCACAGGTATTCCATCGTCTTTGGGCGACACCCTTGTCTGTTGCAGAATCTCTGCCGAGAGCATCTCCAGCACCCTGTAGAGAACTACTTCCACTCCCTCAACGCTATCCACGCCCTTCTTCAGCCTCCTTGCTAGGCCTTCCAGGTGCCCATACATTGAGTAAAGCATAATGAAGATCCTTAGCCTCGTAGCAGCGGCAGCCACCCCATTCGACGATGCTTGGACGTTTTTGGTGGTGTCATATGTGGAGGTGTTATCACGGGGGATCGGTGCCGTATGAGACATTCCGGCAACAACGGAGGAGAGAGAATCGCCGGCGACACACCTTCTTCTTACTGGGAACGCAATCTCCTGCTTTCCCACTCAAGATTTTCGATGGGAAAAGATTTCAGAGGATGAGAATGAGAGTTTCAGAATGTCAGGAGGGTTCGAAGAAAAGAGGGTAGTTATGAGAGTGAATGGGAGCATGAGGAGATAAATGAATTAGGTAATTTATTTTATAGGGCCAAATTTGAGTAGAAAAATTCCTGCTCAATTAGCTGTACAACCTCTtcctttaaaatcaaatttaggcaaaaaaaattaattaggattgCTGCAACATCTTCTTTCAAGTGAAAGAGAGGGTTCGAGTGTAGAACAGTTTTagaatttgaattgaaaattgaaattttttgaaatcaatcTGAAGGCGCGCAATCATCCAATCAAAAAGCTAGCATTTCCGCTTCCTTTAGCTAAATGGTGGTTTTGGGATTGTTGCTAGATTCACTCCCTTCAACCCACTGGACAAACGACTCCCCCGAGAACCTTACACCAGGTAAGAAGTTCTTGGTGAGGATGGGGATTGCTGAGGCCACTCTTGTCTTTGTTCCAGCAAAAAGTCAAAAACTGTTACGGCCCGGCCTGGTTGGCATAACGCTCCAACCTGGGCATCCGACCCAACCGTGACATCGAACCTGAACCGGGGAACTGACCCGGACACCTgtacacctataacccatcaaaAGACAGCTGGGGGAAGGAAGCTTCCAGGAAGGTGAGTCTGTCCTTGTGCGACCCACCCCCACTGACAGGGTATATATGGGGAGGGCCCTACCCCTCCCCCACGGTACGTCACTACGTCACTATCCCTTAGCTCTCACTGCCACTTGTATGGtctctgacttgagcgtcgaagTCCTTTTTGCAGGTGGCTCCCCCCTCCTTTTCAACACAACTGCTCGCGAGGTCGTGAGGTCCGACTCTCCTCCCCCTAGTCCACAATCCGGGAGATCCGTCCGCTTACCATCAGCTAAGCCAGATTCCCCTCGTCAATCACCCGTTTCATCCACCTGGTCCACTTGGCATCCGACCAACCGAACATTTGGCGCCTGATAACGTGTTGATTCACCGTTGATCTAGGTTTTCACAAATTAGAATCCCATTGTTAAAAGTATATCCTAGACCAAAAATTAATTCCCAAATTAAATGTTTAATCCAAAGGAtatgtcacaattcaaaccaaTTCAATTATGGGAGTTTCAATTCCCGAGTCATCTCCCAAGGACACTTGAGACCAATGAGTGTGCAATCTTGGTTGTGAGGATCATGGGGTTTTCAATAAAGGAATAAACATATAAAGTAATAAAAGAACATACAAAATTGTAATAAATGAACAAACAAGGGAATTAATGAAGTAACTATGCAATATAGACAAGTAAACTGTAAAAGGAAGCAAAGTAAATGTGTATGAAGTAATTGAAGCATAAAAGgtatcttggcttggagtgagctaagagtcctttccttgttggaaccacaactatgacaactaGAATGGATCAATCTCACTTGAttaaccctcacatcggagagtaagttaaatgagcataagtgttcttaacccacaaatcctaaattgcttgctaattgccttagcaacaacatagcgttagtgggaacaagaacaattaacaatccaagaattgacactaaatattggacattctaactctaggaacccaattgctcactttccctaagccaagagatagaaaactagcccaaaatcataattgacattttgtcaaacacttggtgggaaaAAACCTTAATCatgagaaaaatgagaaaaagcttgaaaccaaaagcaacaaatgatctcaatcaacaataaagactcaagaaagcatgtaataatcatcaatcataaaattcatcaacaataaatagaaattgcaaaagagaagtaaaattgaactataacttgaaatataagaaagagtaagaacaatgtaactataaagagtagtaacaaagagatacttacaatggaaattagcaaaatccaagatcaaaattggaaatggcacttgaatgtaaaaaccctagtataaaccctagtagagatgataaaaaacttaaagaaaaactatactaaagctacctactactactcctaagctACCCTAAAGTTATGCTATGGTGTTGTCTTCATTCTCCCTTACTTATGAGCTAAatggcttcagaaatgggcctccaaaccACCAAAATCGCAAGTCACATGAGATTTTAATGAAGGTATATGCGGccacctgtgcagacgcacagatgtgtgcgccTGCACACTCTGCCAAAAATCTctacccgtgcgtacgcacaggaggttgtgcgcacgcacactaggcgatgcttgatTGGACGCGCGACGCGCACGATGCGgctcacgcgcacgcgttgctCTAATCTgatggctgtgcgtacgcacgcaggtCTGTGTATACGCACGCaggtctatgcgtacgcacactaggctgagctcttctcctttgattcttcatgcttcctccattttgaatgctcttcttccattctctCCAATAAGTGCGGACGCATAGCAGGGAGCGCGCGCACAGAGGTCGCTAGAAAGAGGGGTGTATGCGTACGTATAATCTGGTGCGTACGCACGATACGCGAAAAGGAGGGGGATGCAGGCGCACAGAGCGTGCGGTTGCTCCCACCAGATGGGTTGCAACAACGCGTGCGGGCGCACAAGGGCGTGCACTCACACAGAaagcttctctctttttttttttaaaggaactGCTTGAGGTACAGagtcatgtgtgcgtgcgcacacaggtccgtgcgcacgtACAAGGACAAAGATGGAGGGAGGTTCTTCACGCGCACAACTCATGATGACGCTCCCACCAGAGGGGTTGTCAATTggtgtgcagacgcacacgtctgtgcggccgcacacgtctgtgcggctGCACAAGAAGCGCGATAAGGGGAAtgcgtgtgtacgcacaaggCAGGGCACACGCACAGGGCATTAAAAACAGGGCAGCACCCACGCACAGGTAGTGCTGGCGCTGCGACCAGAGGGCGCTGCAAAGGGTGTGCGGGTGCATAGAGGTGTGCGCTTGCACAGATGGTGGAAAATGCAATTTTGTGCGCGCACACAGggtggtgcgcacgcacaggtgccctgtttcacaaaaatttttctttttaaaactaaGGTTCCCTCTTATAGCATAGCAACATACCAACCCCAAATAATACAAACAAGCATAAATTCATGATTCACAAGCAATCCAACTTATTCAATCCAAAAATACCAAATCAAAACTAAGCTAATCATCATACCATAAGAAAGTAACTAATTCAAAAAGctataaacaaaaagataaagttggaacaatgttaccatggtggggtgtctcccaccaagcactttggtttagagtcctaagtTTGACTTTGCATGGCTTCATTGGTCACTTGAAACTTCTCCAAGGAGGAAaatctccaattccttggcatTCTTGGGTTGAATGTGATAGAGTTTCACCCTATGACCATTGATTTTAAACTTGATCCCATTGATAGGGTGAATCACTTCCACCACTCCATAAGGCTTGACATCCACCACCTTGAATGGACCGTCCCATCTAGATCTCAACTTCCCAGGCATCAATCGCAACCTCGAATTGTACACAAGCACTTTATCACCTATCTTAAAACTCTTCCTCCTAATATTTTGTTCATGGAATGTCTTGGCTTTCTCCTTGTAGAACTGAGCATTCTCGTATGCTTCTAGCCTAAGACACTATAATTCCTCCAATTGGAGCTTACGTTCCATTCCTGCTCCCTTTAAATCTGGATTACAATTCTTCACCGCCCAGTAGGCTCTATGTTAGATTTCAACAGGAAGATGACAAGGCTTCCCAAAAACAATACAAAAGGGACTCATTCCGATTGGGGTTTTGTAAGCGGTcctgtatgcccatagtgcatctcccaaTCTGGAACTCCAATCATTCCGTTGTGGGTTAACCACTTTCTCTAAGATTTTTTTGATCTCCCTATTGGACACTTCTGCTTGACCATTGGTTTGAGGATGATAGGCTGTGGAGATTTTGTGGATGACCCCGTACTTTTTCATCAATGCCTCAAttttcctgttacaaaaatgggttccttggtcgctcacgattgctcgtggtg
Encoded here:
- the LOC112748876 gene encoding probable NAD(P)H dehydrogenase (quinone) FQR1-like 2, which gives rise to MSHTAPIPRDNTSTYDTTKNVQASSNGVAAAATRLRIFIMLYSMYGHLEGLARRLKKGVDSVEGVEVVLYRVLEMLSAEILQQTRVSPKDDGIPVIIAEDLALADRGAQMKAFFDSTDQL